A genomic segment from Gadus morhua chromosome 4, gadMor3.0, whole genome shotgun sequence encodes:
- the LOC115541829 gene encoding lithostathine-1-beta-like: MGRNLTLVGKRLCWSDALFYCRDHHWDLLSIRGPEDQEMVDELVAGAPFPLTRPLWVGLRRSIRGSSWFWMSGDPMDFTQWDTASHHSSPCAGVSSGEPSKWRQSSCEEHLNFICFTGTTEVVKRYFSSSTRIPTC, from the exons ATGGGGAGGAACCTCACACTAGTTGGGAAGCGGCTGTGCTGGTCCGACGCCCTGTTCTACTGCAGAGACCATCACTGGGACCTGCTGAGCATCAGGGGCCCAGAGGACCAGGAGATGGTTGATGAGCTGGTGGCTGGCGCCCCCTTCCCGCTAACCAGACCACTCTGGGTTGGCCTGCGCAG GTCGATTCGAGGAAGCTCCTGGTTTTGGATGTCCGGTGACCCAATGGACTTCACCCAGTGGGACACAGCCTCACATCATTCCAGCCCCTGTGCTGGCGTGTCCAGTGGGGAACCTTCCAAATGGAGGCAAAGCTCTTGCGAAGAACATCTTAACTTCATCTGTTTTACAG GTACTACAGAAGTAGTGAAAAGGTACTTCTCTAGTTCCACAAGAATTCCAACTTGTTAA